A region of Ornithorhynchus anatinus isolate Pmale09 chromosome 5, mOrnAna1.pri.v4, whole genome shotgun sequence DNA encodes the following proteins:
- the CASP9 gene encoding caspase-9 isoform X2, whose product MEEAQREVLRRARVRLVRELQVRPLWEPLLSRALFTQDMIDDIQRAGTRRDQARQLVTDLETRGRRALSVFISCLRETDQHALAALLSEGCQAPQVTPVDIRPVEIIRPGGQGDVCVKPFVPVPSTTKREQEATRPGEKQDLVKFPQDKSRRSSDLVYSLKSEPCGHCLIINNVDFSLGSGLSTRTGSDVDCEKMKRRFRLLHFEVAVERNLTAEEMVKALNKLAKKDHSALDCCVVVILSHGYQASHIQFPGGIHGTDGESISVETIVNYFNGSRCPSLGGKPKLFFIQACGGEKKDPGFEVNLDSPEDHPTGSDPESDAAPFQAAPEDYDEPDAVASLPTPSDILVSYSTFPGFVSWRDTQSGSWYIETLDSVLDQWAHTEDLLTLLLRVSNGVSSKGKYKQIPGCFNFLRKRLFFNTK is encoded by the exons ATGGAGGAGGCGCAGCGGGAGGTTCTGCGGCGGGCCCGGGTGCGCCTGGTGCGGGAGCTGCAGGTGAGGCCGCTGTGGGAGCCGCTCCTCAGCCGCGCCCTCTTCACCCAAGACATGATCGACGACATCCAG CGAGCTGGCACTCGCAGGGACCAGGCCAGGCAGCTGGTCACGGATCTTGAGACTCGAGGAAGACGGGCTCTCTCTGTGTTCATCTCATGCCTCAGAGAAACAGACCAGCACGCGCTGGCAGCTTTGCTGAGTGAAGGATGCCAAGCGCCGCAGGTTACTCCTGTTGATATCCGGCCAGTTGAAATAATCAGACCCGGAGGGCAGGGAGATGTGT GTGTGAAGCCATTTGTCCCAGTGCCCAGCACCACCAAGAGAGAGCAAGAAGCAACCCGTCCTGGTGAAAAGCAGG ATTTGGTGAAATTTCCCCAAGACAAATCCAGGAGAAGCTCCGATCTG GTTTACTCTCTGAAATCGGAACCGTGTGGTCACTGCCTCATCATCAACAATGTGGATTTCAGTCTCGGGTCAGGACTCTCCACTCGAACCGGCTCTGATGTTGACTGCGAAAAGATGAAGAGACGCTTCCGCTTGCTGCATTTTGAAGTTGCGGTGGAACGGAATCTGACTGCCGAG GAAATGGTCAAGGCATTGAACAAATTAGCAAAGAAGGACCACAGCGCACTGGATTGTTGTGTGGTAGTCATTCTCTCACATGGATATCAG GCCAGCCACATTCAATTTCCCGGAGGAATCCACGGAACGGATGGAGAGTCGATTTCTGTGGAAACAATCGTGAACTACTTCAATGGATCCCGGTGCCCCAGTTTGGGAGGAAAGCCCAAGCTCTTCTTTATCCAGGCTTGTGGTGGAG AGAAGAAGGACCCGGGATTTGAGGTGAATTTGGATTCCCCCGAGGATCATCCAACTGGGAGTGACCCTGAGTCGGATGCCGCACCCTTCCAGGCCGCCCCCGAGGACTATGACGAGCCAGACGCAGTGGCCAGTTTACCCACCCCTAGTGACATCTTGGTTTCCTATTCAACCTTCCCAG GCTTCGTTTCCTGGAGGGATACCCAGAGTGGCTCTTGGTACATAGAGACCTTGGATAGCGTCCTGGACCAGTGGGCTCACACTGAAGATTTGCTGACTCTCCTCCTCAGG GTGTCTAATGGTGTCTCTAGTAAAGGAAAATATAAGCAGATTCCCGGCTGTTTCAATTTCCTCCGTAAACGTCTTTTCTTTAATACCAAATGA
- the CASP9 gene encoding caspase-9 isoform X1 encodes MEEAQREVLRRARVRLVRELQVRPLWEPLLSRALFTQDMIDDIQRAGTRRDQARQLVTDLETRGRRALSVFISCLRETDQHALAALLSEGCQAPQVTPVDIRPVEIIRPGGQGDVCVKPFVPVPSTTKREQEATRPGEKQADLVKFPQDKSRRSSDLVYSLKSEPCGHCLIINNVDFSLGSGLSTRTGSDVDCEKMKRRFRLLHFEVAVERNLTAEEMVKALNKLAKKDHSALDCCVVVILSHGYQASHIQFPGGIHGTDGESISVETIVNYFNGSRCPSLGGKPKLFFIQACGGEKKDPGFEVNLDSPEDHPTGSDPESDAAPFQAAPEDYDEPDAVASLPTPSDILVSYSTFPGFVSWRDTQSGSWYIETLDSVLDQWAHTEDLLTLLLRVSNGVSSKGKYKQIPGCFNFLRKRLFFNTK; translated from the exons ATGGAGGAGGCGCAGCGGGAGGTTCTGCGGCGGGCCCGGGTGCGCCTGGTGCGGGAGCTGCAGGTGAGGCCGCTGTGGGAGCCGCTCCTCAGCCGCGCCCTCTTCACCCAAGACATGATCGACGACATCCAG CGAGCTGGCACTCGCAGGGACCAGGCCAGGCAGCTGGTCACGGATCTTGAGACTCGAGGAAGACGGGCTCTCTCTGTGTTCATCTCATGCCTCAGAGAAACAGACCAGCACGCGCTGGCAGCTTTGCTGAGTGAAGGATGCCAAGCGCCGCAGGTTACTCCTGTTGATATCCGGCCAGTTGAAATAATCAGACCCGGAGGGCAGGGAGATGTGT GTGTGAAGCCATTTGTCCCAGTGCCCAGCACCACCAAGAGAGAGCAAGAAGCAACCCGTCCTGGTGAAAAGCAGG cagATTTGGTGAAATTTCCCCAAGACAAATCCAGGAGAAGCTCCGATCTG GTTTACTCTCTGAAATCGGAACCGTGTGGTCACTGCCTCATCATCAACAATGTGGATTTCAGTCTCGGGTCAGGACTCTCCACTCGAACCGGCTCTGATGTTGACTGCGAAAAGATGAAGAGACGCTTCCGCTTGCTGCATTTTGAAGTTGCGGTGGAACGGAATCTGACTGCCGAG GAAATGGTCAAGGCATTGAACAAATTAGCAAAGAAGGACCACAGCGCACTGGATTGTTGTGTGGTAGTCATTCTCTCACATGGATATCAG GCCAGCCACATTCAATTTCCCGGAGGAATCCACGGAACGGATGGAGAGTCGATTTCTGTGGAAACAATCGTGAACTACTTCAATGGATCCCGGTGCCCCAGTTTGGGAGGAAAGCCCAAGCTCTTCTTTATCCAGGCTTGTGGTGGAG AGAAGAAGGACCCGGGATTTGAGGTGAATTTGGATTCCCCCGAGGATCATCCAACTGGGAGTGACCCTGAGTCGGATGCCGCACCCTTCCAGGCCGCCCCCGAGGACTATGACGAGCCAGACGCAGTGGCCAGTTTACCCACCCCTAGTGACATCTTGGTTTCCTATTCAACCTTCCCAG GCTTCGTTTCCTGGAGGGATACCCAGAGTGGCTCTTGGTACATAGAGACCTTGGATAGCGTCCTGGACCAGTGGGCTCACACTGAAGATTTGCTGACTCTCCTCCTCAGG GTGTCTAATGGTGTCTCTAGTAAAGGAAAATATAAGCAGATTCCCGGCTGTTTCAATTTCCTCCGTAAACGTCTTTTCTTTAATACCAAATGA